One genomic segment of Chloroflexota bacterium includes these proteins:
- a CDS encoding NADH-quinone oxidoreductase subunit L has protein sequence MTEILATPATWPAILLPRSGADAGGGTTGTDGAVGSFAGLRRAIAELGPAGTIAAVVASGLRGRGGGGFPTGEKWRAAAAMDTGRRYVVANGYGADPAVSTDRTLLERAPSAVVEGAAIAAFAIGAAEAIIAVRAEATAAISALEASIAAAEAAGHLGPDAIAPGRDLTVHVRTVQGAYMLGEETVLLKALEGKRGQPEQRPPHPTERGLFGAPTVVQNVQTLAAVPWIVRHGAEAFAALGGSASPGTILVQVRGAERSAIAEIPLGTRLGEIVALGGPVTAGHRLKAVLVGGPSGGLLPADALDTLYDFDPLRLAGAHIGSGSVVAVDDRTCVVDLARVLTRFCADEACGKTIPCRIGTRRLTEIGDRVVGGRPRPTDLQLLADLSHDMVESALCDHERLTTLPYTSGMRYFRAELDDHILRSSCPAGVCHPIAVIAGAGAQ, from the coding sequence ATGACCGAGATCCTCGCGACGCCGGCCACCTGGCCGGCGATCCTCCTTCCGCGCAGTGGAGCGGACGCCGGCGGCGGCACGACCGGGACGGACGGCGCGGTCGGATCGTTCGCCGGCCTCCGGCGGGCGATCGCCGAGCTCGGTCCGGCCGGGACGATCGCCGCGGTCGTCGCGTCGGGGCTTCGGGGTCGCGGCGGTGGCGGCTTCCCGACCGGTGAGAAGTGGCGCGCGGCGGCGGCGATGGACACCGGACGGCGCTATGTCGTCGCCAACGGGTACGGGGCGGACCCGGCGGTCTCGACGGATCGGACGCTCCTGGAGCGCGCCCCGTCCGCGGTCGTCGAGGGAGCGGCGATCGCCGCCTTCGCGATCGGCGCGGCAGAGGCGATCATCGCCGTCCGCGCCGAAGCGACCGCCGCGATCTCGGCCCTCGAAGCGTCTATCGCCGCGGCCGAGGCGGCGGGTCACCTCGGCCCCGATGCGATCGCTCCCGGCCGCGACCTCACGGTCCACGTCCGGACCGTCCAGGGCGCGTACATGCTCGGCGAGGAGACGGTCCTCCTCAAGGCCCTCGAGGGCAAGCGCGGCCAGCCGGAACAACGCCCGCCCCACCCGACGGAGCGCGGCCTGTTCGGCGCGCCGACCGTCGTCCAGAACGTCCAGACGCTCGCCGCGGTGCCGTGGATCGTCCGCCACGGCGCGGAGGCCTTCGCCGCGCTCGGCGGGTCCGCGAGTCCTGGCACGATCCTCGTCCAGGTCCGCGGAGCGGAGCGGTCCGCCATCGCCGAGATCCCGCTCGGGACCCGGCTCGGCGAGATCGTCGCCCTCGGCGGGCCGGTCACGGCGGGCCACCGACTCAAAGCCGTCCTCGTCGGCGGCCCGTCCGGTGGACTCCTGCCGGCCGACGCCCTCGACACGCTCTACGACTTCGATCCCCTCCGGCTCGCGGGGGCGCACATCGGTTCGGGGAGCGTCGTCGCGGTCGACGATCGGACCTGCGTCGTCGATCTCGCTCGAGTCCTCACCCGGTTCTGCGCCGACGAGGCGTGCGGCAAGACGATCCCGTGCCGGATCGGGACGCGACGCCTGACGGAGATCGGCGATCGGGTCGTCGGCGGTCGGCCGCGCCCGACGGACCTCCAGCTCCTCGCCGACCTGTCCCACGACATGGTCGAGAGCGCCCTGTGCGACCACGAGCGCCTGACGACCCTCCCGTACACGAGCGGGATGCGATACTTCCGGGCGGAGCTCGACGACCACATCCTCCGCAGCTCATGCCCCGCCGGCGTATGCCACCCGATCGCGGTGATCGCCGGCGCCGGGGCCCAGTGA
- a CDS encoding FAD-dependent oxidoreductase produces the protein MTDLIVRPHEAPGLLAVVDTVTPRDDSLAERLITTQSPQRPQSAPAIRLEVDGRLIEGREGQTILEVCRDNGIEIPTLCYEPKLPGFGACRMCVVEVEGEEHPPISCSQRATAGMVVQTQTEMVRQLRATNLELIFSDHNAYCLPPCQNKCPSHIDIPGFLKANAEANWRESTRIFKRTIPFPSVLGRVCPAPCEEHCRRDEVDEAIAIRDSHRYAGDQVLRAMLDEGVDPPIPFEQQPRSGRRAAVIGSGPAGMAAAYYLLLAGHDVTVFERDPAPGGMLRYGIPQYRLPKVEVLEAEYESVTRLGGEIRCGQGLGRDFSLDDLQNQGYDAVLIAIGCYDTNKLGIPGEDADGVIDGLEYLQTATLGLEYPGHRGTKVIVIGGGFTSMDCTRTSIRQGAAEVTLVYRRDMKDMPASGEVHEAIEEGATAIFQAAPVRVITDAKNRVTGVEFIRNKLGEPDASGRRRPEPAPGTEFTLPADRVLLAIGQGPDLSWFGPGNEGLTATRQRRLKADAVTFETGRSGVFGTGDVRIGAATVVAAVAEGRRASYAADAYLKGLDLGAIRTRQQLAEPQPEFLSIVPFTSEVKESRHRLTAMPAEARNRSYVEYEIPYSPAEAVAESSRCLQCTCEAIGFCDLRRLGIEYGTTLQTLEPAYHQGAGYRSVTENRFTGSNHDYIRDDSHAFILREPSRCIDCGRCAQVCSEVVGAACYDFMRIGFDTLVTTPLDMSLNDTPCVSCGRCAETCPTGALMPKPRVLEKYEVDESRCILCGICVDACPYDALRDGADFELAHTSRADPQIDLLALAAVDRETEVTYIRRERDWATRALAEGRSTAPRLLPMLPAAIAAGGVPNGNGHAHGNGHAHGTGHGAPLPALGAGAVPGPAADHGVGTAGGHG, from the coding sequence ATGACCGACCTCATCGTCCGCCCCCACGAAGCCCCCGGCCTGCTCGCCGTCGTGGACACGGTCACGCCTCGCGACGACTCGCTCGCCGAGCGCCTCATCACGACCCAGTCACCGCAGCGACCGCAGTCCGCCCCGGCGATCCGTCTCGAGGTGGACGGCCGCCTCATCGAGGGGCGCGAGGGCCAGACGATCCTCGAGGTCTGTCGGGACAACGGGATCGAGATCCCCACCCTCTGCTACGAGCCGAAGCTCCCGGGCTTCGGCGCCTGCCGGATGTGCGTCGTGGAGGTCGAGGGCGAGGAGCACCCGCCGATCAGCTGCTCGCAGCGGGCGACGGCCGGAATGGTCGTCCAGACGCAGACCGAGATGGTCCGCCAGCTGCGGGCGACGAACCTCGAGCTCATCTTCAGCGACCACAACGCGTACTGCCTTCCCCCGTGCCAGAACAAGTGCCCGAGCCACATCGACATCCCCGGCTTCCTCAAGGCGAACGCAGAGGCGAACTGGCGCGAGTCGACCCGCATCTTCAAGCGGACGATCCCATTCCCGTCGGTCCTCGGCCGGGTCTGCCCGGCACCGTGCGAGGAGCACTGCCGGCGCGACGAGGTTGACGAGGCGATCGCCATCCGGGACAGCCACCGCTATGCCGGGGACCAGGTGCTCCGGGCGATGCTCGACGAGGGCGTCGATCCGCCGATCCCGTTCGAGCAGCAGCCGAGGTCCGGCCGCCGTGCTGCGGTCATCGGCTCCGGGCCGGCCGGGATGGCGGCGGCCTATTACCTCCTCCTCGCCGGCCACGACGTGACGGTCTTCGAGCGCGACCCGGCTCCCGGGGGGATGCTCCGCTACGGCATCCCGCAGTACCGCCTGCCCAAGGTGGAGGTCCTGGAGGCCGAATACGAGAGCGTCACCCGCCTCGGCGGCGAGATCCGCTGCGGCCAGGGACTGGGCCGCGACTTCTCGCTCGACGACCTCCAGAACCAGGGCTACGATGCGGTCCTCATCGCCATCGGCTGTTACGACACGAACAAGCTCGGGATCCCCGGCGAGGACGCCGACGGCGTCATCGACGGACTCGAATACCTCCAGACGGCAACCCTCGGGCTCGAATACCCCGGCCACCGGGGCACGAAGGTCATCGTCATCGGCGGCGGCTTCACCTCGATGGATTGCACCCGGACGTCGATCCGCCAGGGCGCGGCCGAGGTGACCCTCGTCTACCGCCGGGACATGAAGGACATGCCGGCCTCCGGCGAGGTCCACGAGGCGATCGAGGAAGGCGCGACGGCGATCTTCCAGGCCGCACCGGTGCGGGTCATCACGGACGCGAAGAACCGGGTCACCGGGGTCGAGTTCATCCGCAACAAGCTCGGCGAGCCGGACGCCTCGGGACGGCGTCGCCCCGAGCCCGCCCCGGGAACGGAGTTCACCCTGCCGGCCGACCGGGTCCTCCTCGCCATCGGCCAGGGACCGGATCTCAGCTGGTTCGGACCCGGAAACGAAGGCCTGACCGCGACCAGGCAGCGCCGTCTCAAGGCCGACGCGGTGACGTTCGAGACCGGGCGATCTGGCGTGTTCGGGACGGGCGACGTGCGGATCGGCGCAGCGACGGTCGTCGCCGCCGTGGCCGAGGGACGTCGCGCCTCGTACGCCGCAGACGCGTACCTCAAGGGGCTCGACCTCGGGGCAATCAGGACCCGCCAGCAGCTCGCCGAGCCGCAGCCCGAGTTCCTCTCGATCGTCCCGTTCACGAGCGAGGTCAAGGAGTCGCGCCACCGCCTCACGGCGATGCCGGCCGAGGCTCGGAACCGCAGCTATGTCGAGTACGAGATCCCGTACAGCCCGGCCGAGGCGGTCGCCGAGTCGAGCCGCTGCCTCCAGTGCACGTGCGAGGCCATCGGATTCTGCGACCTCCGTCGCCTCGGCATCGAGTACGGGACGACACTCCAAACGCTCGAGCCGGCGTACCACCAGGGAGCCGGCTACCGGAGCGTGACCGAGAACCGCTTCACGGGCTCCAACCACGACTACATCCGCGACGACTCGCACGCGTTCATCCTGCGCGAGCCATCACGTTGCATCGACTGCGGCCGCTGCGCCCAGGTCTGCTCGGAGGTGGTCGGGGCGGCCTGCTACGACTTCATGCGGATCGGCTTCGACACCCTGGTCACGACGCCGCTCGACATGAGCCTCAACGACACGCCCTGCGTCTCGTGCGGCCGATGCGCAGAGACGTGCCCGACCGGTGCCCTCATGCCGAAGCCGCGGGTGCTCGAGAAGTACGAGGTTGACGAGAGCCGCTGCATCCTCTGCGGGATCTGCGTGGACGCCTGCCCGTACGACGCTCTCCGCGATGGAGCGGACTTCGAGCTCGCCCACACGAGCCGGGCGGACCCGCAGATCGATCTCCTCGCCCTCGCCGCCGTCGACCGCGAGACAGAGGTGACGTACATCCGTCGCGAGCGTGACTGGGCCACCCGGGCCCTCGCCGAAGGCCGCTCGACGGCGCCGCGGCTCCTCCCGATGCTGCCGGCAGCGATCGCCGCCGGCGGCGTGCCCAACGGCAACGGCCACGCTCACGGCAACGGCCACGCTCACGGCACCGGTCATGGCGCGCCTCTACCCGCCCTCGGCGCGGGCGCCGTCCCCGGCCCGGCGGCAGACCACGGCGTCGGCACGGCCGGCGGGCACGGCTGA
- a CDS encoding NADH-quinone oxidoreductase subunit J, which yields MPIPSTIPIIGGTWDDLLFVLFAAILLVAGLLVVTMRDIIRCGLAMIVCFGALAGIYVVLGAPLVAGAQVLVYIGAISVLVLFAIMLTENKAAPARLVFQTQARPAAIASIVLAAIIALTVSATDWGSLATRVRSATEDVARALFASFTLPFEIVSVLLLAAVIGGIFLARREGGERP from the coding sequence ATGCCCATCCCGAGCACGATCCCGATCATCGGCGGCACCTGGGACGACCTCCTCTTCGTCCTTTTCGCCGCCATCCTCCTCGTCGCCGGACTGCTCGTGGTGACGATGCGCGACATCATCCGCTGCGGCCTGGCGATGATCGTCTGCTTCGGCGCCCTCGCCGGGATCTATGTCGTCCTCGGCGCGCCGCTCGTCGCCGGAGCCCAGGTGCTCGTCTACATCGGGGCGATCAGCGTCCTCGTGCTCTTCGCGATCATGCTCACGGAGAACAAGGCCGCGCCCGCGCGGCTCGTCTTCCAGACCCAGGCCCGGCCGGCCGCGATCGCCTCGATCGTCCTCGCCGCGATCATCGCCCTGACGGTGTCCGCCACGGACTGGGGGAGCCTCGCGACGCGGGTCCGGAGCGCGACCGAGGACGTCGCGCGAGCGCTCTTCGCCTCGTTCACCCTGCCGTTCGAGATCGTCAGCGTCCTCCTGCTCGCGGCCGTCATCGGTGGCATCTTCCTCGCCAGGCGCGAGGGCGGCGAGCGCCCGTGA
- the nuoK gene encoding NADH-quinone oxidoreductase subunit NuoK, with protein sequence MSDNLDSYLIVSGILFAIGTFGFLARRNAISMLMSIELMINAVNLTIVAFGSFIEPFRSNASVIAIIVMAVAAAEATVGLALVIAIYRNRKTPLVDEYDSMRQ encoded by the coding sequence GTGAGCGACAACCTGGACAGCTACCTCATCGTGTCCGGCATCCTCTTCGCGATCGGGACATTCGGCTTCCTCGCCCGGCGGAACGCGATCAGCATGCTCATGTCCATCGAACTCATGATCAACGCCGTGAACCTCACGATCGTCGCGTTCGGGTCGTTCATCGAGCCGTTCAGGTCGAACGCTTCGGTCATCGCCATCATCGTCATGGCGGTCGCGGCCGCCGAGGCGACGGTCGGACTCGCCCTCGTCATCGCGATCTACCGGAACCGGAAGACGCCCCTCGTCGACGAGTACGACTCGATGCGGCAATAG
- the nuoL gene encoding NADH-quinone oxidoreductase subunit L gives MNQLIPLIPLIPIIGFAFSALFGRRLQARYGKPAASLVPVGLIVLTWLISMAVAATALTGGFGETGANVTLWQWIHAGTFTVDIGFTVDQLTAVLLIVVTTIGMLVHIYSIGYMSHDGGYWRFFAYLNLFMFSMLLLVLADNFLLVFAGWELVGLSSYALIGFWYRRPSAGLAAKKAFIVNRVGDVGFALGIMAIWVNTGTLNIRVALERLGALDAQNHGLVVVIALLVFCGAVGKSAQFPLHVWLPDAMEGPTPVSALIHAATMVNAGVYLVARVNPLFGHAQEAMVVVAAIGIFTAILAASIATTQTDIKRVLAYSTLSQLGYMFAALGVGAWAAAIFHLMAHGFFKGLLFLDSGSVIHSVGGEQDMRRMGGLSKKIPVTYWTMLIGAVAISGIPPLAGFFSKDEILASAFKNGFLWVWAVGFIVAGMTAFYMFRLIALTFWGESRVDPAVEPTIHESPRSMTVPLILLAIPSALLGIAIGLPPENGLLANWLRPVFESTVRLSGRTESYSLFGIDGALLLASVTVAVVGIAIAWRLFGVELGGLRRRADPARVRALSARVPFLYRASLNKWWFDDLYDLLFIRIGGRVAAAMWWFDRNVVDGAVNGIGTLTIGGGRELRRVQTGHVQNYALGIAVGLIVMAGSYLLIVGH, from the coding sequence ATGAACCAGCTCATCCCGCTCATCCCGCTCATCCCGATCATCGGCTTCGCGTTCAGCGCGCTCTTCGGCCGGCGCCTCCAGGCGCGCTACGGGAAGCCCGCCGCGAGCCTCGTGCCGGTCGGGCTCATCGTGCTCACCTGGCTCATCTCGATGGCGGTCGCGGCGACGGCCCTGACCGGCGGCTTCGGCGAGACGGGCGCGAACGTGACGCTCTGGCAGTGGATCCACGCCGGGACCTTCACCGTCGACATCGGGTTCACGGTGGACCAGCTGACCGCAGTCCTCCTCATCGTGGTCACGACGATCGGGATGCTCGTCCACATCTACTCGATCGGCTACATGAGTCACGACGGCGGCTACTGGCGGTTCTTCGCCTACCTCAACCTGTTCATGTTCTCGATGCTCCTCCTCGTCCTCGCCGACAACTTCCTCCTCGTCTTCGCGGGCTGGGAGCTCGTCGGCCTGTCGAGCTACGCCCTCATCGGCTTCTGGTATCGCCGGCCGAGCGCCGGCCTGGCGGCGAAGAAGGCGTTCATCGTCAACCGCGTCGGGGACGTCGGCTTCGCGCTCGGGATCATGGCGATCTGGGTGAACACCGGGACGCTCAACATCCGCGTCGCGCTCGAGCGGCTCGGCGCGCTCGACGCGCAGAACCACGGCCTCGTCGTCGTCATCGCCCTGCTCGTCTTCTGCGGGGCGGTGGGCAAGAGCGCCCAGTTCCCGCTCCACGTCTGGCTGCCCGATGCGATGGAGGGCCCGACGCCCGTCTCCGCCCTCATCCACGCGGCGACGATGGTGAACGCCGGCGTCTACCTCGTCGCCCGCGTGAATCCGCTGTTCGGCCACGCCCAGGAGGCGATGGTCGTCGTCGCCGCGATCGGCATCTTCACCGCGATCCTCGCCGCTTCCATCGCGACGACCCAGACGGATATCAAGCGGGTCCTCGCCTATTCGACGCTCAGTCAGCTCGGTTACATGTTCGCCGCGCTCGGCGTCGGGGCGTGGGCGGCGGCGATCTTCCACCTCATGGCCCATGGCTTCTTCAAGGGACTCCTCTTCCTCGACTCGGGCTCGGTCATCCACTCCGTGGGCGGCGAGCAGGACATGCGCCGGATGGGCGGCCTGTCGAAGAAGATCCCGGTGACGTACTGGACGATGCTCATCGGCGCGGTCGCGATCTCCGGCATCCCGCCGCTCGCCGGGTTCTTCAGCAAGGACGAGATCCTCGCCTCCGCGTTCAAGAACGGCTTCCTGTGGGTCTGGGCGGTCGGCTTCATCGTCGCCGGGATGACCGCGTTCTACATGTTCCGGCTCATCGCCCTCACCTTCTGGGGCGAGAGCCGGGTGGATCCGGCCGTCGAGCCGACGATCCACGAGTCGCCGCGCTCGATGACGGTGCCGTTGATCCTCCTCGCGATCCCGAGCGCGCTGCTCGGGATCGCGATCGGCCTGCCGCCCGAGAACGGCCTCCTCGCGAACTGGCTCCGGCCCGTCTTCGAGAGTACGGTCCGGCTGTCAGGCCGAACCGAAAGCTACTCACTCTTCGGCATCGACGGCGCGCTCCTCCTCGCGAGCGTCACCGTGGCGGTCGTCGGCATCGCCATCGCCTGGCGGCTCTTCGGCGTCGAGCTCGGCGGCCTCCGCCGGCGGGCCGATCCGGCGCGCGTCCGGGCGTTAAGCGCCCGTGTCCCGTTCCTCTATCGGGCCTCGCTCAACAAGTGGTGGTTCGACGACCTCTACGACCTGCTGTTCATCCGGATCGGCGGCCGCGTCGCGGCGGCGATGTGGTGGTTCGACCGGAATGTCGTCGACGGGGCGGTGAACGGCATCGGCACGCTCACGATCGGCGGCGGGCGCGAGCTCCGCCGGGTCCAGACCGGGCACGTCCAGAACTACGCCCTCGGCATCGCCGTGGGCCTCATCGTCATGGCTGGCTCGTACCTCCTCATCGTCGGCCACTGA
- a CDS encoding NADH-quinone oxidoreductase subunit M: MAAFPILSIVTFLPLAGAIVIGFLPRNRPDLARWTALGTSGLAWLFSLLLLVGFLPGRPGGGFQFVEQADWIPAFGIQYKLGADGLSLILVLLTTTLSWISILASFGPIKERVKEYMISFLILEVGMIGVFLSLDLFLFYIFWEVVLVPMYLIIGIWGGPRRIYATIKFVLYTLVGSLLMLVAILATAFTYAQGHGGSFVGAFDFIHLRDYAATAGFSNTLQMFAFAAFFLAFAIKIPMFPFHTWLPDAHVEAPTAGSVILAGVLLKLGGYGFIRFALPLFPEAARTYGPWIIALSLIAIIYGAIVALVQPDLKKLVAYSSVSHMGFVTLGIFIFQPQGMNGAILQMVNHGLITGALFLLVGVIYERTHDRTIAKMGGLASLTPVYAATFGFFVFASVGLPGLSGFVGEFLVFVGAWAYSPVVAAIAAFVMIFAAGYLLWMFQRMFTGDVSEFFAGLGHHITDLRPVEIVTLVPLGTLVVVFGLFPGLILDLVSGTVNSVLGSVGAATAIHLLPWQ; this comes from the coding sequence ATCGCCGCGTTCCCCATCCTCTCGATCGTCACGTTCCTCCCGCTCGCCGGGGCGATCGTCATCGGCTTCCTCCCCCGGAACCGCCCGGATCTCGCCCGCTGGACGGCGCTCGGCACGTCCGGCCTGGCCTGGCTGTTCAGCCTCCTCCTCCTCGTCGGCTTCCTCCCCGGCCGCCCGGGCGGCGGGTTCCAGTTCGTCGAGCAGGCGGACTGGATCCCCGCCTTCGGGATCCAGTACAAGCTCGGGGCGGACGGCCTGTCCCTCATCCTCGTCCTGCTCACGACGACCCTGTCGTGGATCAGCATCCTCGCGAGCTTCGGGCCGATCAAGGAGCGGGTGAAGGAGTACATGATCTCCTTCCTCATCCTCGAGGTCGGGATGATCGGGGTGTTCCTCTCGCTCGACCTCTTCCTCTTCTACATCTTCTGGGAGGTCGTCCTCGTCCCGATGTACCTCATCATCGGGATCTGGGGCGGGCCGCGCCGGATCTACGCGACGATCAAGTTCGTCCTCTACACCCTCGTCGGGTCGCTCCTCATGCTCGTCGCCATCCTCGCCACCGCGTTCACCTACGCGCAGGGTCACGGGGGCTCGTTCGTGGGGGCGTTCGACTTCATCCACCTCCGCGACTACGCCGCTACCGCCGGCTTCTCGAACACGCTCCAGATGTTCGCCTTCGCCGCGTTCTTCCTCGCCTTCGCCATCAAGATCCCGATGTTCCCCTTTCACACCTGGTTGCCGGACGCCCACGTGGAGGCGCCCACGGCGGGCTCGGTCATCCTCGCCGGTGTGCTCCTCAAGCTCGGCGGCTACGGGTTCATCCGGTTCGCCCTGCCGTTGTTCCCTGAGGCCGCCCGGACGTACGGGCCGTGGATCATCGCCCTGAGCCTCATCGCCATCATCTACGGAGCGATCGTGGCCCTCGTGCAACCGGACCTCAAGAAGCTCGTCGCGTACAGCTCGGTGAGCCACATGGGGTTCGTCACCCTCGGGATCTTCATCTTCCAGCCGCAGGGGATGAACGGCGCGATCCTCCAGATGGTGAACCACGGGCTCATCACCGGCGCCCTGTTCCTCCTCGTCGGCGTCATCTACGAACGGACCCACGACCGGACGATCGCGAAGATGGGCGGCCTCGCATCGCTCACTCCGGTCTACGCGGCGACCTTCGGGTTCTTCGTGTTCGCCTCCGTCGGCCTGCCCGGCCTGTCCGGATTCGTCGGCGAATTCCTCGTCTTCGTCGGGGCGTGGGCATACAGCCCGGTCGTCGCGGCGATCGCCGCGTTCGTGATGATCTTCGCGGCCGGATACCTCCTCTGGATGTTCCAGCGCATGTTCACCGGCGACGTGTCCGAATTCTTCGCCGGCCTCGGCCACCACATCACGGACCTTCGGCCGGTCGAGATCGTGACGCTGGTCCCGCTCGGGACCCTCGTCGTCGTCTTCGGCCTCTTCCCGGGCCTCATCCTCGACCTCGTCTCGGGCACGGTGAACTCCGTGCTCGGCAGCGTCGGGGCGGCGACCGCGATCCACCTCCTCCCCTGGCAGTAG
- a CDS encoding NADH-quinone oxidoreductase subunit N — protein sequence MAWADLVTIAPLAGAILVAAAIVVADMIRPGDRTAALIVSFAGLAIVAALTLLTGRTPADAFAGAYRVDALTTFLDLLFVSIVALTILFAPDYLEPRGLPVAEFAAVLVFAMTGAMLISASADLLVLFLGLELMVLPGYLLAGYAKHDALSTEGAIKYFLLGSFSSAIFLFGLAFIWGLSGSTRIADVAAHLSSMVSGSAPFSPGLAMGLAFLTTGVAFKIAAVPFHYWTPDAYQGSPTPITGYLSVGPKVGAFALILRLFVGALDPVKADWLVVIVVLAALTMTLGNLVALTQDNVKRMLAYSSIAHTGYMLVGLAAYAAGRIEGIEGLLYYAAAYTFMNLGAFAVVAALQRRPGVTSQLDTFAGLGRREPILGILMTLFMLSLTGIPPTAGFFAKFSVILPAIQAGGWLTALAVLAVLNAAAAAFYYLRVVVYMFMREPAGEADRSPHSSLVWTGLWATTVLTIVLGLFPGPLLAIVGDAARALP from the coding sequence ATGGCCTGGGCCGACCTCGTCACCATCGCCCCGCTGGCCGGCGCGATCCTCGTCGCCGCCGCGATCGTCGTCGCCGATATGATCCGGCCCGGTGACCGGACGGCAGCGCTCATCGTCAGCTTCGCCGGCCTCGCCATCGTCGCCGCGCTCACACTGCTGACGGGGCGGACGCCGGCAGACGCCTTCGCGGGTGCCTACCGGGTCGACGCCCTCACCACCTTCCTCGACCTCCTGTTCGTCTCGATCGTCGCGTTGACGATCCTCTTCGCCCCGGACTACCTCGAGCCGCGTGGCCTGCCGGTCGCCGAGTTCGCCGCGGTCCTCGTCTTCGCGATGACGGGCGCGATGCTCATCTCCGCCTCGGCCGACCTCCTCGTCCTCTTCCTCGGCCTCGAGCTCATGGTCCTGCCGGGCTACCTCCTCGCCGGGTACGCGAAACACGACGCCCTGTCCACCGAAGGGGCGATCAAGTACTTCCTCCTCGGCTCGTTCAGCTCGGCGATCTTCCTCTTCGGACTCGCCTTCATCTGGGGTCTCAGCGGGTCGACCCGGATCGCGGACGTGGCCGCCCATCTGTCGTCCATGGTGAGCGGCTCGGCGCCATTCTCACCGGGCCTCGCGATGGGCCTCGCCTTCCTCACGACCGGCGTTGCCTTCAAGATCGCCGCGGTCCCGTTCCATTACTGGACGCCGGACGCGTACCAGGGTTCGCCGACCCCCATCACGGGCTACCTCTCGGTGGGCCCCAAGGTGGGAGCCTTCGCCCTCATCCTCCGGCTCTTCGTCGGCGCGCTCGATCCGGTGAAGGCGGACTGGCTCGTCGTCATCGTCGTCCTCGCCGCCCTCACGATGACGCTCGGCAACCTCGTGGCCCTCACCCAGGACAACGTGAAACGGATGCTCGCCTACAGCTCGATCGCCCACACCGGGTACATGCTCGTCGGCCTCGCCGCGTACGCCGCCGGCCGGATCGAAGGGATCGAGGGGCTGCTCTACTACGCGGCCGCCTACACGTTCATGAACCTCGGCGCGTTCGCCGTCGTCGCCGCTCTCCAGCGACGGCCCGGCGTGACGAGCCAGCTCGACACGTTCGCCGGCCTCGGGCGGCGGGAGCCCATCCTCGGGATCCTCATGACCCTGTTCATGCTGTCCCTCACCGGGATCCCTCCCACGGCGGGCTTCTTCGCCAAGTTCAGCGTGATCCTGCCCGCCATCCAGGCCGGTGGCTGGCTCACGGCGCTCGCGGTCCTCGCCGTCCTCAATGCCGCCGCGGCGGCGTTCTACTACCTCCGCGTCGTCGTGTACATGTTCATGCGCGAACCGGCCGGCGAGGCGGACCGGTCGCCCCACAGCTCGCTCGTCTGGACGGGCCTGTGGGCGACGACCGTGCTCACGATCGTGCTCGGACTCTTCCCCGGCCCGCTGCTCGCGATCGTCGGCGACGCCGCACGCGCCTTGCCATAG
- a CDS encoding TlpA family protein disulfide reductase, which produces MHRRLVILLAVLAGAVTMTGALAVVIAVAPPVVHPEPTVPAPGGPPNAAPSAPSASPASSPIPSTSTPAGSAPPASPSVGTASASAGASPSVDQLAGQFHLGQPAPSLMVARLGGGTIDLSKLRGTPVWLDFMGTYCPAARAEFALMEGFATRYAPTGLTVVAVDVAESEATIAAFAKSLGTTFPIGLDPDGTAQRAWGAVVLPLHYWIGADGIIRAAAYGGLTAAGMAANLQQILPTTSVTP; this is translated from the coding sequence GTGCATCGCCGCCTCGTCATCCTCCTCGCGGTGCTCGCCGGTGCGGTGACGATGACAGGCGCGCTCGCGGTCGTCATCGCGGTGGCGCCACCGGTGGTCCATCCGGAGCCGACGGTCCCGGCTCCCGGCGGCCCTCCGAACGCCGCCCCGAGCGCGCCCTCCGCCTCCCCGGCCTCCAGCCCGATCCCATCGACGTCCACGCCCGCCGGGTCGGCCCCGCCCGCCTCGCCGTCCGTCGGGACGGCCTCGGCCTCGGCCGGCGCCTCGCCATCCGTCGACCAGCTCGCCGGCCAGTTCCATCTCGGCCAGCCTGCGCCATCGCTCATGGTCGCCAGGCTCGGTGGCGGGACGATCGACCTCTCGAAGCTGCGCGGCACGCCGGTCTGGCTCGACTTCATGGGGACGTACTGCCCCGCCGCCCGAGCCGAGTTCGCGCTCATGGAGGGGTTCGCGACGCGCTATGCGCCGACCGGGCTCACGGTCGTCGCCGTCGACGTGGCCGAGAGTGAGGCGACGATCGCCGCCTTCGCGAAGTCGCTCGGGACGACGTTCCCGATCGGGCTCGACCCGGACGGCACCGCCCAGCGGGCGTGGGGCGCGGTCGTTCTCCCGCTCCATTACTGGATCGGCGCGGACGGCATCATCCGAGCCGCCGCGTACGGTGGTCTCACCGCCGCCGGTATGGCGGCGAACCTTCAGCAGATCCTGCCGACGACGTCTGTCACGCCCTGA